A window of Drosophila santomea strain STO CAGO 1482 chromosome X, Prin_Dsan_1.1, whole genome shotgun sequence genomic DNA:
ATCGGACCATCTGAATGGTGCGCTGGATGTCGATTTCGGTATCCAATCCTGTGAAGAAACACATACGAAAAGGAGCTTGAATGAGGATCAAGTTCTTGACCGCACctgaaaacattaaaactTACCATTGCGCACGATCTGGTCGAGAATCATGTCGATCACAATGAAGGTGCCAGTGCGTCCGATGCCCGCCGAGCAGTGCACACAGATCGGACCCTGGAGAAGAAGAAGTATTTGGTTAAAGCCAATGATGCCGCAAGTGTGATGCAAGCCAAACTTACCGGCTTCTCGCCAGCCTGAGCCAGGTGACTCTGACGCGTGTTGACATCCTGCAAGAAGTTGAGCACACAGCCCGGATCGGCGGGCACTCCGTGATCCGGCCACACCTGGAAATGGTAGTGAAAGATCCGGCGTGCTGGCTGATCCCGCCACGAGACGAGGAACTCGCGCAGCGTGTAGTCACTGGTCGAGTTCTCCGAGACGCACTGTATCCGCGCATGGCCGAACTGCTCCGTTCTACCCTCGTCCGGCCAGTAGCGGGCGCACTTCTCCTTGCCGCGCTCGTACTCCTTGGTGGTCATGACGATCACGCGCGTGTTCTCCTGCCACACCATGTTCCAGAAGTCCGTCACCGTGTTCACTTGCTGGGTGAGCAGGCAGCCCTGGGTGGCGATGTACGTCTTGAACATCTCGCGCTCCCGCTCGCGTTCCCGCTCGGCCATCGATATGGAGACAGCTCCGGACGAGTCGTTCGAGTGTCTCTTTAGCAGGCCGGCTAGACATCCGGCTGTGCCGCTCGTGAGATTGGTGGGTGTGCCGGGTCCGTTGAGGCTGCTCACTCCGCTTGCACCTGACGATCCTGGTCcggagccagagccagaggCCGAGCCGGAGCCAGAGCCGGAGGAGGGCGAAGATGAGGCCGAGGATTCGCTGCGCTTGTGCTTGCTCAGGGAGTCCGACTTGCGGCTGCAGGTGGCGCAGTTGCTGTACGGCAGAATGGCGCTTTTGACGGCGCACTGCACGCACGTCTTGTTCAGCAGCTGGCAGTTGGAGCAGTTCCGCTGCGTCTGGGCCGCCGTGCAGGCGGGGCACGAGGGCACCGAGCTGTTCAGGCTCTCCGACGAGCTGCTCATGTTGTACAGGTCGCCGTCGGTGGGCAGCCGTATGTAGTTGGCATTGATGTACTCGGCTCCGGCCACGCTGTGCTCCACGTCCAGCAGCTTGACGCGCGTGTGGTCGTCTGAAAAGCGGACAGGGAAATGGGTTTCAGATTTGGTATGGCATTCCATGTGTAGACCACTATTTCTACTCGTTTGGCCAAACAACCGACAGTTTTAAGACGGAAATTCGGCAAAAACGGCTTTGGCAAAGGGAGTTTTTCtcataacttggctaaaaatggtcgttaaaatcatcatcaaaaattgcaaaaaatttgaaaaaacggcttttttttctgaaaatacAGTtggataggaaatttaattacgaactcaacgaggtatgacattccatattcggaccaatatttcgaatgctgtgatgtAAATACTGATATAAATATtcacaaaaaaacagaaaatcgatttttagcaaaaattcaataattacgattggtatttttggtataacttggctaaaaatggtcagaaagctAAAAGAATCACAGTTTTTTACTCCTTATTACCAaaactaaccaaccaaatcactttttgaccgactttgttaaaataatttttggccaaattttcgcgttttttgtaaggggtaacatcgtcaaaaaatgtgaaaaaacaaattttttttttgaaaacacagtttgattggaaatttaattacgaacacaacgaggtatgacattccatatttggaccaatatttttAGTGTTTTGGCGAAAAAACTCAATATTTTATGacggaaaatcggaaaaaagACCTTTGggaaaatttgaaatttaagaAAGGGCGTTTTCATCATAACTTTACTTAAAATGGTCACATAGCTGAAAGAATTACTGTTTTGAGTAGCGTGTAAGCAATGCTATCGCATAGGCTATAAAATGTGAAGAGCATTGAGTGGTCCTCTATACTCACATGGCAATATGTTGCGGTAGCGGTTCTTGAGGCGGTTCTCTTGTTTGTAGCCCTCGTTGCGCGAGAATGTGTCCCGACTGTCCTGCTGCAGCGATTCGAACTCCTCCCAGAAACCACCCTGCAATCGAGTACAAACACGTGGTTAGTTCGTGCCATAATCACTGACTCAGAATCAGAATCCGACAGGGAACTCACCTTGACAAGCTGTT
This region includes:
- the LOC120455105 gene encoding tyrosine-protein phosphatase corkscrew isoform X5, which codes for MIRWQDKKYDVGGGESFGTLSELIDHYKRNPMVETCGTVVHLRQPFNATRITAAGINARVEQLVKGGFWEEFESLQQDSRDTFSRNEGYKQENRLKNRYRNILPYDHTRVKLLDVEHSVAGAEYINANYIRLPTDGDLYNMSSSSESLNSSVPSCPACTAAQTQRNCSNCQLLNKTCVQCAVKSAILPYSNCATCSRKSDSLSKHKRSESSASSSPSSGSGSGSASGSGSGPGSSGASGVSSLNGPGTPTNLTSGTAGCLAGLLKRHSNDSSGAVSISMAEREREREREMFKTYIATQGCLLTQQVNTVTDFWNMVWQENTRVIVMTTKEYERGKEKCARYWPDEGRTEQFGHARIQCVSENSTSDYTLREFLVSWRDQPARRIFHYHFQVWPDHGVPADPGCVLNFLQDVNTRQSHLAQAGEKPGPICVHCSAGIGRTGTFIVIDMILDQIVRNGLDTEIDIQRTIQMVRSQRSGLVQTEAQYKFVYYAVQHYIQTLIARKRAEEQSLQVGREYTNIKYTGEIGNDSQRSPLPPAISSISLVPSKTPLTPPLADLGTGMGLGMGVGMGVGNKHASKQQPPLPVVNCNNNNNGIGIGNSSSSSNGSGSSNTSGSNGSSSNGNINALLGGIGLGLGGNMRKSNFYSDSLKQQQQREEQATAPAGAGKMQQPAPPLRPRPGILKLLTSPVIFQQNSKTFPKT